In the genome of Kitasatospora cathayae, one region contains:
- a CDS encoding alanyl-tRNA editing protein has protein sequence MTLPTTHVSFPAGAVTGESPVLAVHPLADGRYAVVTESTPFHPLDHTWPDQPADHGTLTVDGTELAVVDCLTGAVGPEGGAPLVGAEIPVKRGDEEWSWLVLHVLDTDPGDLTGRTATLAVDAERRAALSASHSGCHLLALALNAALAPRWRKDPGRSDAFGNPDFDSLAMASSVMDTQASTDTYRLGKSLKKKGFTVDATEEFPALADALPALTEAVNARLAAWVAADAPVRIEVPGPELTARRQWHCELPEGGAQIFCGGTHLHHLGELAELTTELRLSEDGAELVAVTSPKRG, from the coding sequence ATGACCCTCCCCACCACCCACGTCAGCTTCCCGGCCGGGGCGGTGACCGGCGAGTCCCCGGTGCTGGCGGTGCACCCGCTGGCGGACGGCCGCTACGCGGTGGTGACCGAGTCCACCCCGTTCCACCCGCTCGACCACACCTGGCCCGACCAGCCCGCCGACCACGGCACCCTCACCGTCGACGGCACCGAGCTGGCCGTGGTGGACTGCCTCACCGGCGCGGTCGGCCCGGAGGGCGGCGCCCCGCTGGTCGGCGCCGAGATCCCGGTCAAGCGCGGCGACGAGGAATGGTCCTGGCTGGTCCTGCACGTCCTCGACACCGACCCCGGCGACCTCACCGGCCGGACCGCCACCCTCGCCGTCGACGCCGAGCGCCGGGCCGCCCTGAGCGCCTCGCACAGCGGCTGCCACCTGCTCGCCCTCGCCCTCAACGCCGCGCTCGCCCCGCGCTGGCGCAAGGACCCGGGCCGTTCGGACGCCTTCGGCAACCCCGACTTCGACAGCCTCGCCATGGCGAGCTCGGTGATGGACACCCAGGCCAGCACGGACACCTACCGGCTCGGCAAGTCGCTGAAGAAGAAGGGCTTCACCGTCGACGCCACCGAGGAGTTCCCCGCCCTCGCCGACGCCCTGCCCGCCCTCACCGAGGCCGTCAACGCCCGGCTCGCCGCCTGGGTCGCGGCCGACGCCCCGGTCCGGATCGAGGTCCCCGGCCCCGAGCTCACCGCCCGCCGCCAGTGGCACTGCGAGCTGCCCGAGGGCGGCGCGCAGATCTTCTGCGGCGGCACCCACCTGCACCACCTCGGCGAGCTCGCCGAGCTGACCACCGAGCTGCGGCTGTCCGAGGACGGCGCCGAGCTGGTCGCGGTCACCAGCCCGAAGCGGGGCTGA
- a CDS encoding PP2C family protein-serine/threonine phosphatase — MTNSHPSTSHPSPTTAEPGEPGCAGGLTVLDPPDLPGPADAPDGDTAAADGPTAPSATVQDRLAGRLSDITSLHEHTERLVRARGLDATLDAVLASGAALLGASRGVLVTLMPGGGAGQPVGLGLDRASLGALETVPTEQSLLARLLREQDRPEQLHSRDLAEDPAIGGRLRELAVHLGLGGAVGLPFATVEDGPLAAAVWFYDRPAEPTRCQRELAHHYCEIAAQLLARQLEAERTRRTTEALRRGLLPDHLPQADGLRLAARLVPAGLDHSNGSDWYDAIPLPDGTLGLTVGSVSGDGPGAGPGSAPGAAAAMGRIRAALRAYAVLEGEDPVSVLGDLQLLLKTTEPTRTATAVYAWVEPEERRITLAGAGHCPPVLVGRHGAEFVETSLSAPLGMLACWEAPGVEFTAARGDTLLLYTEGLARRCGPTLHAGQANLRRAAADAPRDVRIDPDRLCAHLLAVCPDPDAAPATDDLMLLAARFE, encoded by the coding sequence ATGACCAACTCCCACCCGTCGACGTCCCACCCGTCGCCGACGACCGCCGAACCGGGCGAGCCCGGCTGCGCAGGCGGGCTCACCGTCCTCGACCCGCCGGACCTGCCCGGCCCCGCCGACGCACCGGACGGCGACACCGCCGCCGCGGACGGCCCCACGGCACCGTCCGCCACGGTGCAGGACCGTTTGGCCGGACGTCTGTCCGATATCACCAGCCTGCACGAGCACACCGAGCGCCTCGTCCGCGCCCGCGGCCTCGACGCCACCCTGGACGCCGTCCTCGCCTCCGGCGCCGCCCTGCTCGGCGCCAGCCGCGGCGTGCTGGTCACCCTGATGCCGGGCGGCGGCGCCGGCCAGCCGGTCGGCCTCGGCCTCGACCGGGCCAGCCTCGGCGCCCTGGAGACCGTCCCGACCGAGCAGAGCCTGCTCGCCCGGCTGCTGCGCGAACAGGACCGGCCCGAACAGCTGCACTCCCGCGACCTCGCCGAGGACCCGGCCATCGGCGGCCGGCTGCGCGAACTCGCCGTCCACCTCGGCCTCGGCGGCGCCGTCGGCCTGCCGTTCGCCACCGTCGAGGACGGCCCGCTCGCGGCCGCCGTCTGGTTCTACGACCGGCCCGCCGAACCCACCCGGTGCCAGCGCGAACTGGCCCACCACTACTGCGAGATCGCCGCTCAGCTGCTGGCCAGGCAACTGGAGGCGGAGCGCACCCGGCGCACCACCGAGGCGCTGCGCCGCGGACTGCTGCCGGACCACCTCCCCCAGGCCGACGGTCTGCGGCTGGCCGCCCGGCTCGTCCCGGCCGGCCTGGACCACTCCAACGGCAGCGACTGGTACGACGCCATCCCGCTGCCGGACGGCACCCTCGGCCTCACCGTCGGCTCGGTCTCCGGCGACGGACCGGGCGCCGGCCCCGGCTCCGCCCCCGGCGCGGCCGCCGCGATGGGCCGGATCCGGGCCGCACTGCGGGCGTACGCGGTGCTGGAGGGCGAGGACCCGGTCTCCGTCCTGGGCGACCTGCAACTGCTGCTCAAGACCACCGAGCCGACCCGCACCGCCACCGCCGTCTACGCCTGGGTCGAGCCGGAGGAACGCCGGATCACCCTCGCCGGGGCCGGGCACTGCCCGCCCGTCCTGGTCGGCCGGCACGGCGCCGAATTCGTGGAGACCTCGCTCTCCGCGCCGCTCGGCATGCTGGCCTGCTGGGAGGCCCCCGGAGTCGAGTTCACCGCCGCGCGCGGGGACACCCTGCTGCTCTACACCGAGGGCCTGGCCCGCCGCTGCGGCCCGACCCTGCACGCCGGACAGGCCAACCTGCGCCGGGCCGCCGCCGACGCCCCGCGCGACGTGCGGATCGACCCGGACCGGCTCTGCGCCCACCTGCTGGCCGTCTGCCCCGACCCGGACGCCGCCCCGGCCACCGACGACCTGATGCTGCTGGCCGCGCGCTTCGAGTAG
- a CDS encoding bifunctional DNA primase/polymerase → MRENPKRPESRSQESSARLAAALTAAVEHRWPVVPGTVLCGGRCSCGDPDCPVPGAHPHDPSLLAATTDARMVRWWWERQSPDAPVLAATGSAVSAVSLPAAAGARALVYLGALRLPLGPVLAMPGRYALLVAPYSLDALGEMLAQLPWVPGSLRYHGPGGFLPLPPGGGAMGVPPTGGWGRVRWVLAPRPAAGGGVRLPQVGPLLGELVEATVRLDSGRSAH, encoded by the coding sequence ATGCGTGAGAACCCGAAGCGCCCGGAGAGCCGGTCGCAGGAGTCGTCCGCCCGGCTGGCCGCGGCCCTGACGGCCGCCGTCGAACACCGCTGGCCCGTGGTGCCGGGCACCGTGCTGTGCGGCGGCCGCTGCTCCTGCGGCGATCCGGACTGCCCGGTGCCGGGCGCCCACCCGCACGACCCCTCGCTGCTGGCCGCCACCACGGACGCCCGGATGGTGCGCTGGTGGTGGGAGCGGCAGAGCCCGGACGCGCCGGTGCTGGCCGCGACCGGTTCCGCGGTGTCGGCGGTCAGCCTGCCCGCGGCGGCCGGCGCCCGGGCGCTGGTCTACCTGGGGGCGCTGCGGCTGCCGCTCGGGCCGGTGCTCGCGATGCCGGGCCGCTACGCACTGCTGGTGGCCCCGTACTCGCTCGACGCGCTGGGCGAGATGCTCGCCCAACTCCCTTGGGTGCCGGGTTCGTTGCGCTACCACGGGCCGGGCGGCTTCCTGCCGCTGCCGCCCGGCGGCGGGGCCATGGGGGTCCCCCCGACCGGAGGCTGGGGGAGGGTGCGCTGGGTGCTGGCGCCGCGACCGGCGGCGGGCGGCGGGGTGCGGTTGCCGCAGGTCGGGCCGCTGCTGGGTGAGTTGGTCGAGGCGACGGTCCGGCTGGACAGCGGCCGCTCGGCGCACTGA
- a CDS encoding aminopeptidase P family protein, translating into MTEDRTPAVAENPEAEGGEEPPQFKGRKNGLYGEISDELSASMKSGWADTELHGLAPIAQAGYAAERRAKLSAAHPGVRLVVPAGNLRVRSNDTDYNFRAASEYVHLTGDQTEDAVLVGEPTGDAGHEFTLYLLPRSNRENGEFWLDGHGELWVGRRHSLSEQEQLLGLPARDVRQAAEELAERAKDSTVPTRIVRGYDAGLEAALADVLDADKDAEFKEFLSGLRLVKDEWEIGELRAACDATVNGFTDVVRELGRAVATSERWIEGTFWRRARVEGNDVGYGTIAAAGPHATTLHWVRNDGDVRPGELLLLDAGVETHTLYTADVTRTLPINGSFTELQRKIYDAVYDAQEAGIAAVKPGARFRDFHEASQRVLAERLLAWGLLDASVYDLEKVLELGLQRRWTLHGTGHMLGLDVHDCAHSRREEHVDALLVPGMVLTVEPGLYFQQDDLTVPEEYRGIGVRIEDDILVTADGNENLSAGLPRRSDEVEAWMASLA; encoded by the coding sequence GTGACCGAGGACCGGACCCCCGCGGTGGCCGAGAACCCCGAGGCCGAGGGCGGCGAGGAGCCGCCGCAGTTCAAGGGCCGCAAGAACGGCCTCTACGGCGAGATCTCGGACGAGCTGTCCGCCTCGATGAAGTCCGGCTGGGCCGACACCGAGCTGCACGGGCTCGCCCCGATCGCCCAGGCCGGGTACGCCGCCGAGCGCCGCGCCAAGCTGTCCGCCGCCCACCCCGGCGTGCGCCTGGTCGTCCCCGCCGGCAACCTGCGGGTGCGCTCCAACGACACCGACTACAACTTCCGCGCCGCCAGCGAGTACGTCCACCTCACCGGTGACCAGACCGAGGACGCGGTGCTGGTCGGCGAGCCCACCGGCGACGCCGGCCACGAGTTCACCCTCTACCTGCTGCCCCGCTCGAACCGCGAGAACGGCGAGTTCTGGCTGGACGGCCACGGCGAGCTGTGGGTCGGCCGCCGGCACAGCCTGAGCGAGCAGGAGCAGCTGCTCGGCCTGCCGGCCCGGGACGTCCGCCAGGCCGCCGAGGAGCTGGCCGAGCGTGCCAAGGACTCCACCGTGCCGACCCGGATCGTCCGCGGCTACGACGCCGGCCTGGAGGCCGCGCTCGCCGACGTCCTGGACGCCGACAAGGACGCCGAGTTCAAGGAGTTCCTGAGCGGTCTGCGGCTGGTCAAGGACGAGTGGGAGATCGGCGAGCTGCGTGCCGCCTGCGACGCCACCGTCAACGGCTTCACCGACGTGGTCCGCGAGCTGGGCCGGGCCGTCGCCACCTCGGAGCGCTGGATCGAGGGCACCTTCTGGCGCCGCGCCCGGGTCGAGGGCAACGACGTCGGCTACGGCACCATCGCCGCCGCCGGCCCGCACGCCACCACCCTGCACTGGGTCCGCAACGACGGCGACGTGCGTCCCGGCGAACTGCTGCTGCTGGACGCCGGCGTGGAGACCCACACCCTCTACACCGCCGACGTCACCCGCACCCTGCCGATCAACGGCTCCTTCACCGAGCTGCAGCGGAAGATCTACGACGCGGTGTACGACGCCCAGGAGGCCGGCATCGCCGCGGTCAAGCCGGGCGCCCGCTTCCGCGACTTCCACGAGGCCTCGCAGCGCGTCCTCGCCGAGCGGCTGCTCGCCTGGGGCCTGCTGGACGCCTCGGTGTACGACCTCGAGAAGGTCCTGGAGCTCGGCCTGCAGCGCCGCTGGACCCTGCACGGCACCGGCCACATGCTCGGCCTGGACGTCCACGACTGCGCCCACTCCCGCCGCGAGGAGCACGTCGACGCCCTGCTGGTGCCCGGCATGGTGCTCACCGTCGAGCCCGGCCTGTACTTCCAGCAGGACGACCTGACCGTGCCGGAGGAGTACCGCGGCATCGGCGTCCGGATCGAGGACGACATCCTGGTCACCGCCGACGGCAACGAGAACCTCTCGGCCGGCCTGCCGCGCCGCTCCGACGAGGTCGAAGCCTGGATGGCCTCGCTCGCCTGA
- a CDS encoding helix-turn-helix domain-containing protein: MAEQIAEQAAGQISQQVAEDRVARPRPVAVTIGRRPEPVHDVAVYAFDGMAPFELGVVVEVFGLARPELGGLLAAPWYGLKVCADRPGAELDAVGGFALTARHGLDDLAAADTVVIPGVRNAFSGVGAPPGRQTGGVSPGLVEALRTAHERGARIVSICSGAFALAAAGLLDGKEATTHWRYAELLQQRYPRVRVNPDVLYVDNGDVLTSAGSAAGIDLCLHLVRRDHGAKVANSVARRFVVAPHRDGGQAQFIEAAVRPVEEDEDGIARSMQWALDHLSDPLTVSVLARAARMSDRSYLRHFTARNGTSPMRWVVTQRIAASLALLESPEGTVEEIAAAVGFESAATFRHHFGRVMRTSPTAYRRSFGRGVA; the protein is encoded by the coding sequence ATGGCCGAGCAGATCGCCGAGCAGGCTGCCGGGCAGATCTCCCAGCAGGTCGCCGAGGACCGGGTCGCCCGGCCACGCCCGGTGGCCGTCACCATCGGCCGGCGCCCGGAGCCCGTGCACGACGTCGCGGTGTACGCCTTCGATGGCATGGCACCATTCGAACTCGGCGTGGTGGTCGAGGTGTTCGGGCTGGCGCGGCCCGAGCTGGGCGGGCTGCTGGCGGCGCCCTGGTACGGGCTCAAGGTGTGCGCCGACCGGCCGGGGGCGGAACTGGACGCGGTGGGCGGCTTCGCGCTGACCGCCCGGCACGGCCTGGACGACCTCGCCGCGGCCGACACCGTCGTCATCCCCGGTGTGCGCAACGCCTTCAGCGGCGTGGGGGCGCCTCCCGGCCGCCAGACCGGGGGAGTCTCCCCCGGTCTGGTCGAGGCGCTGCGGACGGCGCACGAACGCGGCGCCCGGATCGTGTCGATCTGCTCGGGCGCCTTCGCGCTGGCCGCCGCCGGGCTGCTGGACGGCAAGGAGGCGACCACCCACTGGCGGTACGCCGAACTGCTCCAGCAGCGCTACCCGCGGGTGCGGGTCAACCCGGACGTGCTGTACGTGGACAACGGCGACGTGCTGACCAGCGCGGGCAGCGCGGCCGGCATCGACCTGTGCCTGCACCTGGTCCGCCGGGACCACGGCGCCAAGGTGGCCAACAGCGTGGCCCGCCGCTTCGTGGTGGCACCGCACCGGGACGGCGGACAGGCCCAGTTCATCGAGGCGGCGGTCCGCCCGGTCGAGGAGGACGAGGACGGGATCGCCCGCAGCATGCAGTGGGCGCTCGACCACCTGTCCGACCCGCTGACCGTCTCGGTGCTGGCCCGGGCGGCGCGGATGTCGGACCGCTCGTACCTGCGGCACTTCACCGCCCGCAACGGCACCAGCCCGATGCGCTGGGTGGTCACCCAGCGCATCGCGGCCAGTCTGGCGCTGCTGGAGTCGCCGGAGGGGACGGTGGAGGAGATCGCCGCGGCGGTCGGCTTCGAGAGCGCGGCGACCTTCCGCCACCACTTCGGGCGGGTGATGCGCACCTCGCCGACCGCGTACCGGCGCTCCTTCGGGCGCGGGGTGGCGTGA
- a CDS encoding YIP1 family protein: protein MVGNRYDSGQGADRPHGGWPAPPPPQAGAPGGYGRTDGPEYFTAAHPTAAAGPGGYGGSAGHGGSGGPAGPRGSAEGPGGTVGAGYDPYAADRPGNTRAFPLGDPYEQQPYGQDHGHYGRPPAQGHYEDGGYGQQPPYGGQDQQPPPPYGQDNVTVYRAGGQSAPHVSGPRPQWRELFVGIFRSPTETFDRTRDHQVWLPALTVSLLYGVLAVLGIGLTHDDIVDSTFSVALTGLCAAAVCFTVVGAVFGAVTYALARQLGGAGPWKSTIGLAALIGWLTDAPRLLIDLVLPSGSAVVQAVGWATWMLCAYLLTGMVRRVHDLPWGKAAAAAAVQLVALLVLIKLPTLG, encoded by the coding sequence GTGGTTGGTAATCGATACGACAGCGGTCAGGGTGCCGACCGTCCGCACGGCGGATGGCCGGCTCCTCCGCCGCCGCAGGCGGGGGCGCCCGGCGGGTACGGGCGGACGGACGGGCCGGAGTACTTCACGGCCGCGCACCCGACGGCGGCCGCCGGTCCGGGCGGGTACGGCGGTTCGGCCGGGCACGGTGGGTCCGGCGGTCCGGCCGGTCCGCGCGGTTCGGCCGAGGGCCCGGGGGGCACGGTCGGCGCCGGCTACGACCCGTACGCGGCCGACCGGCCCGGCAACACCCGGGCCTTCCCGCTCGGCGACCCGTACGAGCAGCAGCCGTACGGCCAGGACCACGGCCACTACGGCCGACCGCCGGCCCAGGGACACTACGAGGACGGCGGCTACGGGCAGCAGCCGCCGTACGGTGGCCAGGACCAGCAGCCCCCACCGCCGTACGGCCAGGACAACGTCACCGTCTACCGCGCCGGCGGCCAGTCCGCCCCGCACGTCAGCGGGCCCCGGCCGCAGTGGCGCGAGCTGTTCGTCGGCATCTTCCGCAGCCCGACCGAGACCTTCGACCGCACCCGCGACCACCAGGTCTGGCTGCCCGCCCTCACCGTCTCGCTGCTGTACGGCGTGCTCGCGGTGCTCGGCATCGGGCTGACCCACGACGACATCGTCGACTCGACCTTCTCGGTCGCGCTGACCGGCCTGTGCGCCGCGGCCGTCTGCTTCACCGTGGTCGGGGCGGTCTTCGGTGCCGTCACCTACGCGCTGGCCCGCCAGCTCGGCGGCGCCGGCCCGTGGAAGTCGACGATCGGCCTGGCCGCGCTGATCGGCTGGCTGACCGACGCGCCCCGGCTGCTGATCGACCTGGTGCTGCCCTCCGGCAGCGCGGTGGTCCAGGCCGTCGGCTGGGCCACCTGGATGCTCTGCGCGTACCTGCTGACCGGCATGGTCCGGCGGGTGCACGACCTGCCCTGGGGCAAGGCGGCGGCCGCCGCGGCCGTGCAGCTGGTCGCGCTGCTGGTGCTGATCAAGCTGCCGACACTGGGCTGA
- a CDS encoding MerR family transcriptional regulator, with the protein MNEGEGHSVGAVAKIAKVTVRTLHHYDEIGLLSPAGRTRAGYRRYVDADLDRLQQILFYRELGFPLEEIAAILDDDSVSPSEHLRRQHRLLTDRIRHLQDLAAAVEHAMEARRMGIQLTPEEKFEIFGEGYQEEWEQEAEQRWGDTEAWAESQRRTGGYTKADWQRIQGEMTELNDGLVAAVTAGEPADGTVAMDLAEAHRQHIRRNFYDCTFTIHRGLACLYVSDPRWTTTYEELAPGLAQWLHDAIVANADRHEKA; encoded by the coding sequence ATGAACGAGGGCGAGGGGCACTCGGTCGGCGCCGTGGCGAAGATCGCCAAGGTGACCGTCCGCACCCTGCACCACTACGACGAGATCGGCCTGCTGTCCCCCGCGGGCCGCACCCGGGCCGGCTACCGCCGGTACGTGGACGCCGACCTCGACCGGCTGCAGCAGATCCTGTTCTACCGCGAGCTCGGATTCCCCCTGGAGGAGATCGCGGCGATCCTGGACGACGACTCGGTCAGCCCGAGCGAGCACCTCCGGCGGCAGCACCGACTGCTGACCGACCGGATCAGGCACCTCCAGGACCTCGCCGCAGCCGTCGAACACGCCATGGAGGCACGCAGGATGGGCATTCAGCTGACCCCGGAGGAGAAGTTCGAGATCTTCGGCGAGGGCTACCAGGAGGAGTGGGAGCAGGAGGCCGAACAGCGCTGGGGCGACACCGAGGCCTGGGCCGAGTCCCAGCGCCGCACCGGCGGCTACACCAAGGCCGACTGGCAGCGCATCCAGGGCGAGATGACCGAGCTCAACGACGGCCTGGTCGCGGCCGTCACCGCCGGCGAGCCCGCCGACGGCACGGTGGCCATGGACCTCGCCGAGGCGCACCGGCAGCACATCCGCCGGAACTTCTACGACTGCACGTTCACCATCCACCGCGGTCTGGCGTGCCTGTACGTCTCGGACCCGCGCTGGACCACCACCTACGAGGAGCTCGCCCCCGGCCTGGCGCAGTGGCTGCACGACGCCATCGTCGCCAACGCCGACCGGCACGAGAAGGCGTAG
- a CDS encoding flavodoxin family protein, giving the protein MTDQPSGAEAPRRFLFLDASSRAGGNTEQLARLAAESSLPEGAEQRWLRLADHPLPPFQDLRHTGDGGYPEPVGHERTLLEATLEVTDLVFVAPVYWYTLPTTAKLYLDYWSAWFRVPGVDFRAGMAGGTLWDVSVLAGTEEQAEPMIGTLKLTAEYMGMRWGGALIGNGTRPGDVLRDERALIAAKSFFTG; this is encoded by the coding sequence ATGACCGACCAGCCGTCCGGCGCCGAGGCGCCGCGCCGTTTCCTGTTCCTCGACGCCAGCTCGCGCGCCGGCGGCAACACCGAACAACTCGCCCGGCTGGCAGCCGAGTCGAGCCTGCCGGAGGGCGCGGAGCAGCGCTGGCTGCGGCTCGCCGACCACCCGCTGCCGCCCTTCCAGGACCTGCGGCACACCGGTGACGGCGGCTACCCGGAGCCGGTCGGCCACGAGCGGACCCTGCTGGAGGCCACCCTGGAGGTCACCGACCTGGTCTTCGTCGCGCCGGTGTACTGGTACACGCTGCCGACCACCGCCAAGCTCTACCTCGACTACTGGTCGGCCTGGTTCCGGGTGCCCGGGGTGGACTTCCGCGCCGGGATGGCCGGGGGCACGCTGTGGGACGTCAGCGTCCTGGCCGGCACGGAGGAGCAGGCCGAGCCGATGATCGGCACCCTCAAGCTGACCGCCGAGTACATGGGGATGCGCTGGGGCGGCGCGCTGATCGGCAACGGGACCCGCCCGGGGGACGTCCTGCGGGACGAGCGGGCGCTGATCGCGGCCAAGTCCTTCTTCACCGGCTGA
- a CDS encoding LPXTG cell wall anchor domain-containing protein → MSIRRSLALAGVAALTSSLVLAGAQGAMAVGSTGTPSAAAAPADQKSKYALDLSVHGVPGTFIAGGAPREFTYRIDNSSKHDDVFYPFVKLKNKQGSLEAKHLKIEYQLPGEGWQTGVAAPGGGEHDDDSVLMLLGGVGSDGDVTDDSLLVLNRGESLTIKVRLSFTDNAPLGRAGLVPVVFASALDDDSHLPVDNGAFSCDGVRGAGFTIKKAGPTPTGKPTPTHTGKPTPTGTGTPTGTGTPTGTGTPSASHTPTTTPSTEPTTPAPTTAAPTTPAPGTASPSASTGAPAPSGGATDGGSDAQQPIDIPVTVPNVTPPKITQAGVTKAKAAADKASKNLASTGGGDDTTAIAAAGGAVLVAGVGTLVVLRRRKAGQQG, encoded by the coding sequence TTGTCCATACGTCGCAGTCTTGCCCTGGCCGGCGTCGCCGCGCTCACGTCCTCGCTGGTGCTGGCCGGCGCCCAGGGCGCCATGGCCGTCGGTTCCACCGGCACCCCGTCCGCCGCCGCGGCGCCGGCGGACCAGAAGTCGAAGTACGCCCTCGACCTCTCGGTGCACGGGGTCCCCGGCACCTTCATCGCCGGTGGCGCTCCCCGTGAGTTCACCTACCGGATCGACAACTCCTCCAAGCACGACGACGTCTTCTACCCGTTCGTGAAGCTCAAGAACAAGCAGGGCTCGCTGGAGGCCAAGCACCTCAAGATCGAGTACCAGCTGCCGGGCGAGGGCTGGCAGACCGGTGTGGCCGCCCCGGGCGGCGGGGAGCACGACGACGACTCCGTCCTGATGCTGCTCGGCGGCGTCGGGTCGGACGGCGACGTCACCGACGACTCCCTGCTCGTCCTGAACCGCGGCGAGAGCCTCACCATCAAGGTGCGGCTGTCCTTCACCGACAACGCCCCGCTCGGCCGGGCCGGCCTGGTCCCGGTGGTCTTCGCCAGCGCGCTCGACGACGACAGCCACCTGCCGGTCGACAACGGCGCCTTCAGCTGCGACGGCGTCCGCGGCGCGGGCTTCACCATCAAGAAGGCGGGCCCGACCCCGACCGGCAAGCCGACCCCGACCCACACCGGCAAGCCGACCCCGACCGGGACCGGCACCCCGACCGGGACCGGCACCCCGACCGGGACCGGCACCCCGTCGGCGAGCCACACCCCGACCACCACCCCCAGCACCGAGCCGACCACCCCGGCCCCGACCACCGCGGCGCCGACCACCCCGGCCCCGGGCACCGCCTCGCCGTCCGCCTCGACCGGCGCCCCGGCCCCGTCCGGCGGTGCCACCGACGGCGGCAGCGACGCCCAGCAGCCGATCGACATCCCGGTGACCGTCCCCAACGTGACCCCGCCGAAGATCACCCAGGCCGGCGTGACCAAGGCCAAGGCGGCCGCCGACAAGGCGAGCAAGAACCTCGCCAGCACCGGTGGCGGCGACGACACCACCGCGATCGCGGCCGCCGGTGGCGCCGTCCTGGTCGCCGGTGTCGGCACCCTCGTGGTGCTGCGTCGCCGCAAGGCGGGCCAGCAGGGCTGA
- the dcd gene encoding dCTP deaminase, producing MLLSDKDIRTEIDLGRVVIDPFDPAMIQPSSIDVRLDRFFRVFENHKYPHIDPSEEQPDLTRLVEPEGDEAFILHPGEFVLASTYEVITLPEDVASRLEGKSSLGRLGLLTHSTAGFIDPGFSGHVTLELSNVATLPIKLYPGMKIGQLCLFRLSSPSEHPYGSERYGSRYQGQRGPTPSRSYLNFHRSQV from the coding sequence GTGCTGCTCTCTGACAAGGACATCCGGACCGAAATCGACCTGGGCCGGGTCGTCATCGACCCGTTCGACCCGGCGATGATCCAGCCGTCGAGCATCGACGTGCGCCTCGACCGCTTCTTCCGCGTGTTCGAGAACCACAAGTACCCGCACATCGACCCCTCCGAGGAGCAGCCGGACCTGACCCGGCTGGTCGAGCCGGAGGGCGACGAGGCGTTCATCCTGCACCCGGGCGAGTTCGTGCTGGCCTCGACGTACGAGGTCATCACGCTGCCCGAGGACGTGGCCTCCCGGCTGGAGGGCAAGTCGAGCCTGGGCCGGCTGGGCCTGCTCACCCACTCCACGGCGGGCTTCATCGACCCCGGCTTCAGCGGGCACGTGACGCTGGAGCTGTCGAACGTCGCGACGCTGCCGATCAAGCTCTACCCGGGGATGAAGATCGGGCAGCTGTGCCTGTTCCGGCTCTCCTCGCCGTCGGAGCACCCGTACGGTTCCGAGCGCTACGGCTCGCGTTACCAGGGCCAGCGCGGGCCGACGCCGTCCCGCTCGTACCTGAACTTCCACCGCAGCCAGGTCTGA
- a CDS encoding YunG family protein, whose product MTAWTLNDIERAIRSSWGVDTCAPEDLAHWRPDNPARGQCGVTAMVVHDLLGGELMMGEVHVDGVRTDLHWWNRFATGFEIDLTREQFGPEELVGPGRPVARPARPGRLQAQYELLRHRVVTELERGAAASRIRRPVRVA is encoded by the coding sequence ATGACGGCGTGGACCCTCAACGACATCGAACGTGCGATCCGCTCCTCCTGGGGTGTCGACACCTGTGCGCCCGAGGACCTGGCCCACTGGCGTCCCGACAATCCCGCCCGCGGCCAGTGCGGGGTGACGGCCATGGTGGTGCACGACCTGCTCGGCGGCGAGCTGATGATGGGCGAGGTGCACGTCGACGGGGTCCGGACGGACCTCCACTGGTGGAACCGCTTCGCCACCGGCTTCGAGATCGATCTCACCCGCGAGCAGTTCGGCCCGGAGGAGCTGGTCGGCCCCGGTCGCCCGGTCGCTCGTCCGGCCCGCCCCGGCCGGCTCCAGGCCCAGTACGAGCTGCTGCGCCACCGCGTGGTCACCGAGCTGGAGCGCGGGGCCGCCGCGAGCCGGATCCGCCGACCGGTGCGGGTCGCCTAG